Within the Candidatus Abyssobacteria bacterium SURF_5 genome, the region TCTGGCAAAACGCGGCGAGAAAGGGTTGTTTTTCTCTTTCCAGGCGGGCGAGGAGAAGGACAAGAAGCACTTCTGGAAATATTACGATCTGAATCGAAAAGAGATAATTGACAACCGCTACCTCATCTCCAGCCTCATCGCATGCGACAAAGATACGCCCCGAGTCGTTGCAGATTATGAAGTCTTCAAAATACAGGAGAAAATAATCGAGAACATTCTGAAGACCCACCAGGAGCAGCGCAGCCTGCAGGCTGTTCCCAAAACGGTTGACCCCGCTCAACAGGTGATCGCCACCACTCTTCAAGGGTATCTCAACCATCCCGACGTCAATCGGCAAAAGGCGACGCGGGCCATCCGGTTCCTTGGGCACCCCTTCTCGTCGCCTCTGGTGAAAGAGCTCAAGAAACTGCATGCGGAATTTCAACATTCATCTGATATCGTTTCTTTCCTCGATAACATCTCATCAATGGCGGAGAGATACGGCTCGATCGCGGATGCCCGCATTGAAACCGCCCCCGAGCTGCGCCGTGAAGATTTGCGGCTGATTTGCTTTGATTACATCTGCAGCTAGGTAAGTAGATTTTGAAGAGAAGCAGCTCTCTCCGTTTCCTCTGTTTGCTCCTGTGGATGTGTTTTTTCGGTCTAAAGAAATCTGCGGATGGGCCCTCTTTAGCTGGATCCTCGTTGGCGGTGTCGTGCGCGGAGAAGAGAGATCCTTCGATCACGCTAAAGCGTGACTAAGAAGCAAGGCTCAGGATGATCCCGCGAGGCGCGGGATTTCGCTTCGCTCAACGAATCGCGATGGTAGGTCATCGGCGTGTATCGGCGGTTGAGATAGAGATTCTTCCCCCGCGAGACGCAAGGAAGAAGGGAGAAATCCCCCTCAGTCTCCCTTTGTCAAAGGGGGGATGGTGTATGGCGGGGTCGGGATGAATCAACGGGCACGGCCCGCCGTGCCCCTACGAGCCGTGATGTTGCTCGTACACCATGGTAGAAAGCAGCGTGCATCCGTGTGCATTTGCGGTTTCAAGAATTCGTCTAATTGGTGCGAATTCGTGGTGAAAAAAGAGAGATTCTTCCCCCGCGAGACGCGGGGTCAGAATGACAAAAGAGGGTGGTGAGCTTAGGCGCTGCGCTCAGCGGCGAGATGGCCGGCCGGATTTCTTCTTTCGGGCGCGCGAGGAAACGACGGTATCCGGGGATGCACGGTTTCGAAGCTGCCCGATCCGTTTGAGCAGATCGAGTCGGTGAGCACGGCTAAGGAAATCGGCAATCGCTTTCTCATTCTTCGGCTCATAGTACTGCAGCAGAGCGGCCTGAAGGACTTTTTCCTTATGGCCTCGGGCGACGAATATCTTCTTTCCTTTGGGGTCCCGGCCCGATGCGTACATCGCCGCTGAAGCGGTGAGCGGGATCGGTACGAAATCCTGCACCTGCCGCGGGCGCCACGAGCGCGAGACGAGATATTCGGTGAGCGCGAGCGCGTTTTCAACCGTGCAGCCGGGATGCGAGCTGACGAAATAGGGCACGATGTATTGTTCCTTGCCGGCGCGACGCGACGCCTCCTGGAAGCGCGTCTCGAATTCCTCGAACAGCTCGAATGGCGGCTTGTTCATCAGGGCGAGCACATTCGGGCAATAATGCTCGGGCGCCACTTTCAGATGACCGCCAACGAAATCGCGGGCCAGCATCTGAATATACTCGCCGCTCTGCAGTGCCAGATCATGGCGGATGCCCGACGCGACAAACACATTCAGCGATTGCTGTTCTTTCCATTTCTGGAAAGTTTGCATCATCTTTAAGAGCGGTCCGGCATCGGCGACCAGGTGTTTGCATTGCGACGGCCAAATGCAACTGGTGCGGTTGCAGGCGCTGGATTGCCCGCATCTCATCCCATACATATTTGAGGTTGGCCCGCCCAGATCGCTGATCGTGCCGCGAAATTCCGGATGCCGGCGAAACGATTCCGCCTCCGAGAGAAGACTCTCAATCGAGCGCGAGCAGATTTGTTTTCCCTGATGCAGGTGAATGGAGCAGAACGAGCACCCGCCGAAACAGCCTCGGTGGGTCGTGATTGAGAACAGCACCGGCTCGAGCGCGGGAACTCCGCCGAGGGTGTCGTAGCGAGGATGCCATTTGCGCGTGAACGGCAGATCGTAAAGCTGATCCAGCTCTTCCTCGCCCAGGGGCTGAGACGGCGGCATCACCACAATTGCGCCCGGGTCCTGTTCCTGGACCACTGGCCTGCCGTTCAGGTAAGCTTGGGCCTGGTACGCCAATTGAGCAGCCATCACTTCTTCCGGATTTTCATTCTGCTGCGAGAGCGAAGGCAAGCTGACGACTTCTTCCGGCGCTTTCATCCCGCTCAAGAGCCGGTAGGCGGTGCCAGGAATATCGGTTATGTGTTCGATTGATTCGTCGGCAGCGAGGCGACCGGCAATTTCCTTTATGGCGCGCTCGCCCATTCCATGCACCAGCAGGTCGGCCTTCGCGTCGACCAGAACCGAGCGCTTCAGCTTGTCCTCGATGTAATCATAATGAACCAGGCGGCGGATGCTGGCTTCGAGTCCGCCCAGCACGATCGGGATGCCCTTGAAAGCCTCGCGCGCGCGGGCTGAATAGACGAGAAGGGGGCGCGGCGGCCGCAGGCCGGGAACGCCGCCCGGGCCGTAGAGGTCCTTTTTCCTGCGATGGCGCATCGAGGCGTAGTCGTTCAGGCGCGAATCGATCGCGCCCGAAGTGATCCCCCAGAACAGCCGCGGCGGCCCGAAGGCTTTGAAAGCGTCCGCGCTCCTCCAATCGGGTTGGGCGAGGATGGCGACACGATAGCCGAGTTTCTCGAGGAATCGTCCGATCAGAGCGACGCCGAAGGCCGGATGATCGACGTACGCATCGGCCGTGACAAGAATGATATCGGCCTGCTTCCAGCCGAGTAGCTGCATTTCTTCGGGAGTCGCGGGAAGAAAAAGCTTTGGATCTTTATGAGAGATGCCACTTTGCATACATTAAGTTTACTATGTTACCTGCGGTTTATTCAAGGGATGATGAGCGAATGCAGACCGGGATCAGGTGCTCGGAGATCATGGAGGGGGTTCGCATTTCGAAGACGCCAATGACGTCGATGGAGAACCGGGCCGTATGGCCGCGGAGAAAATCCCCCCTGTCCCCCTTTGTCGAAGGGGGAGAAGCGGCTAGGGGCGGGCTGGCGCCGAAGTCGAAGCCAAATGATGTGCCGACCTGGCTGGTGCACCGCGCTCAAGCGTAGAATTTAAAGGTTCAATGAGATATACTTTTCCATTGAAACGGAATCCCGTCGAACCCATTACCATTCCACAAGGAAAGCGAAATGAAGAAGCGCAAAGTCATCCTCAGAAGATGCGAAGAATACAATCCGATTCGCATGAGGGAGATAATCAGAGACGGTATCGCGGAGTTGGGCGAGCAGCCGCGAGGAAGGATATTGATCAAGCCGAACGTGGTGACCGCAAACACCGAGTACATACATCATTCTTATACTGCGCCGCCGATAGTGGAAGCGATGGTCGATGTACTGCGCGAAACATCGGCAGGCTCGCAGATAACCATTGGCGAGTCCGGCGCAATCGGAGTGCCGACGCGGGCGTTCTTCGCGGATTCGGGCTACGCGAGGATGGCGAGAAACATCGGGATTCCGCTGCGGAATTTCAACGAGGAGAAGACAAAGGAAATCACATTGGCGCGCGCGAAGTGGCACAAGACGTTCCTGGCGGCGCGGTCGCTGCATGAAGCCGATTACAAGATATGGATGCCGAAGCTGAAGTATCACATTGTCTGCCAGATCACGAACGCCCTGAAACTGAATATCGGGATCCTAACGCACAAGGAGCGGTTCCTTTATCACGATGACCGGCTGAACGAAAAGGTTGTGGACCTGCTCGAATTCGGCTGGCCAAACCTGATTGTGACGGATGCGGTCATGATCGGGCACGGGTTCGAATCGAGCCCGTATCCTTTTCACCTTGGCGCGATCCTGATCTCGAACGATCCGGTGGCGGCCGACGTGGTCGCCGCCCGGATTCTGAATTATCAGCCCGAGGAAGTTGCGCACCTGGTCGAGGCGAGAGAGCGCGGCTATGGCTCGCTCGATATCAATGATATAGAAGTCACAGGCGATTTAAGCATCGACGACCTGGCCGCAAAGACGAAGGATATCGAGTCGGCGTTCCAGGATTTGCAGAAGCTCAAAACACCCATCAAGTTTTATGAAGGCGTGAATCCGAAGACCGGCAACATCTGTTACGGCGGCTGCATCTGTTCCATAAAGGGAGTGCTCGGAACCGCTGAGAAGAAATATCCGGGCAATCTCGCGGGCGCAAAGGCGGGCGCCATTGTGATGGGTTATTATAAGGGCGACGTGATCCATCCGGGCCAGCCGGTGGCGCTGATCGGGACTTGTTCCGACGTCGAGGGACGCCTCGAGTGCGGGAGAATCATCCGGATAAAAAGTTGTCCCGTCAAGGTGCGGGACCTGGCAGTGCTCTTGCTGCGCAAGTTCGGGATGAAGAGCCCGGCGTTCGATGTTACGAATATTTCGAAGATGATTTTTTATTCTGCGATGGAAGCTTCTGCGAAGGCGTCGAGATCTTTTCGATGAGGTCGAGAACCGCTCCGGCAGCGGACAGATTCACAGCACCCTTTGCTTCTCGTGCTTAAAGTTTATCGGCGCCGTCGATATCACCCATTTAAACTTGCCCGCGGCAGTCCGCGGAATTTCGGATACCTCCTGCAAGTCCACCTGCATGTCCGAACCCACCCGTTTGCGGAATTCGACAAGAAGCGCATTGGCCTCCCGCCGTGAGAATCGCGGCTCAGCAACGATTTTGATCAGAATGTGGTCGACCCTGTCCTGGATAATCTGAGACATCTTGATCGTCTTCAGCGGTTTGAACGGATGCGTCAAAACGGAAGGCGAGATTAAGTTCCCCGCGGGCGTTACGATGATATCCTCCGCCTTCGTTGTGACGTCTTGTATGAGCGGGAGCGCCCTTCCGCACGAGCAGGATTTCTTCCTGATTGCGGAAATGTCGCTGGTCTGGTATCTGATGAAAGGCATCGCGTAATTGTGCAGGCTTGTGCCGACGACATATCCTTCCTTGCCGTCTACTACCGGAATGCCGTCTGAATCGAGTATCTCGCAGATTCCATACTCCAGGTTGAGATGACGGCCCTCGTGCCTGTCGCACTCGGTCGCGAAAACCACGCGCTCGGCCATTCCGTAATAGTCATACACGCGGCAATCGAAGGATTTCTCGATCGTTTCCTTCTGGAACGGGAACAGCGTCTCGGAGGATGTAAGCACGGCTTTCAGCGGGAGCGTTTCCCTTCGGCTCTCCAGGTATTTCGCGATGATATATCCGGTGGACGGATAACATTCGAGGGCCATCGGCTTGAATTCCCGCAGCTTGCGGATGTAGCACGGCAGATTCTCCTCGTTGAGGTGGAATGAGGAAATCCAGAGTTGGTTATCCAGGTAATTCATGCGCCAGAACGGCGGCTTTTTTCGGGTGGTCGGGCACACGATCCTGCCGAGAGCGACTGCGAATTTGTCGCCGTACCGGAGACCTGCCCATCGAGCCTGTCTCCAGTAGGCCGCGTTGTTGAAGGCGCACATCTTCCTGTCCCAGAAGAACTCGAGGGGCGAGCCGGTGGTGCCGCTCGTGTGCCCGTGGGCGAGCTGTTTCTTGCGGTAGGCGCTGGAAAGAAGCTCGTGCTTATGTTTCCTGACGTCATCTCTCGTCAGCACCGGCAGTTTGCGGAGATCCTGGCTTGTCTTGATATCTGCCGGATCGAGTTTTCGCTGGTCCATGAGGCGCCGGTAATACGGAACGTTTTCATAGGCGTGCTCCACGAGCAGTTGCAGTTTCTGATTCTGATACTCTGCCAGTTCATTAGAAGAAAGCCATTGGGTCTTCTCCAGCTCTTCGAGTTGTTCGCGAAATTCGGGACCGTATCGCTCGAGATGGATTCGGACTGCATAAAGGGTGACGAGGAGCGATTGCGCGAAGGGCGGGAGCAGCGAATACAGCCGTTCGTAAACTCGTTGCATATTTATCTCATTCGGAGGACGTAAGCAGCCGGACTTTTTAAATAAATATACTATGCATGCCGCAGCCTCCGATTGCCAGAAGGCGCAGTTTTGGAGGGGATTGCCTGGGGGTATGTTGCCGATTTTACTTGACACGGCGGGCCCGTCGATGTATATTGTTTAGTGAACACTGAACGAGGAGGTGGATGGAAGTGAATTTCGGATATCTGCTGAAAACCCTGCGAATAGAGGCGGGAATTGGGTTGAGGGAATTATCCAGGAGTATCGATATCTCCCCGAGTTATCTCAGCATGATCGAGAACGGGCAACAGCCGCCGCCGACAGCCGCGAGAATAGCGCAGATAGAGCAGGCGTTAAGTCTGCCAAAAGGATACTTATTTTCATTGGCTCAGGACCTGGATCCTGACCTTGTTTCCTACATCCAGGCGGTGCCTGAGGTGAGGGATTTTCTTTATGTTGCAAAAGAGAAGGGGATGCGTTCGAGCGATTTTACCCGGCTGTCGGGCTTGGTTAGTGCCTATGGGTTGGAGGGTTTGAATCTGATTATCGGGAAAATGACTGCGTCAAACGGCGAGGAGATCGGATCGCGTGGCCAGAACCACGGGGTTCTGGGGCCGTTTCTCTGGCCATTCCTGACGGAGAAATTGATTTTCGACTTGACAGGCGTCGAGGAAAAGAGCACATTTTTAGAATATGCAGTCGAACGACTTGCCGAACAAGTAGAGGGGCTGGATGCGGGGAAGATTCTGGGGGATTTATTACAGCGCGAGAAGGCGGCCAGCACCGGTATCGGTCATGGAATTGCGGTGCCGCACGCATATTCGACAGGGCTTGAAGGAATGATTGTAGCTCTATTTCGGGTGCCGGAAGGTCTGGATTTCGGTTCGATTGACGAGA harbors:
- a CDS encoding YgiQ family radical SAM protein; translation: MQSGISHKDPKLFLPATPEEMQLLGWKQADIILVTADAYVDHPAFGVALIGRFLEKLGYRVAILAQPDWRSADAFKAFGPPRLFWGITSGAIDSRLNDYASMRHRRKKDLYGPGGVPGLRPPRPLLVYSARAREAFKGIPIVLGGLEASIRRLVHYDYIEDKLKRSVLVDAKADLLVHGMGERAIKEIAGRLAADESIEHITDIPGTAYRLLSGMKAPEEVVSLPSLSQQNENPEEVMAAQLAYQAQAYLNGRPVVQEQDPGAIVVMPPSQPLGEEELDQLYDLPFTRKWHPRYDTLGGVPALEPVLFSITTHRGCFGGCSFCSIHLHQGKQICSRSIESLLSEAESFRRHPEFRGTISDLGGPTSNMYGMRCGQSSACNRTSCIWPSQCKHLVADAGPLLKMMQTFQKWKEQQSLNVFVASGIRHDLALQSGEYIQMLARDFVGGHLKVAPEHYCPNVLALMNKPPFELFEEFETRFQEASRRAGKEQYIVPYFVSSHPGCTVENALALTEYLVSRSWRPRQVQDFVPIPLTASAAMYASGRDPKGKKIFVARGHKEKVLQAALLQYYEPKNEKAIADFLSRAHRLDLLKRIGQLRNRASPDTVVSSRARKKKSGRPSRR
- a CDS encoding DUF362 domain-containing protein codes for the protein MKKRKVILRRCEEYNPIRMREIIRDGIAELGEQPRGRILIKPNVVTANTEYIHHSYTAPPIVEAMVDVLRETSAGSQITIGESGAIGVPTRAFFADSGYARMARNIGIPLRNFNEEKTKEITLARAKWHKTFLAARSLHEADYKIWMPKLKYHIVCQITNALKLNIGILTHKERFLYHDDRLNEKVVDLLEFGWPNLIVTDAVMIGHGFESSPYPFHLGAILISNDPVAADVVAARILNYQPEEVAHLVEARERGYGSLDINDIEVTGDLSIDDLAAKTKDIESAFQDLQKLKTPIKFYEGVNPKTGNICYGGCICSIKGVLGTAEKKYPGNLAGAKAGAIVMGYYKGDVIHPGQPVALIGTCSDVEGRLECGRIIRIKSCPVKVRDLAVLLLRKFGMKSPAFDVTNISKMIFYSAMEASAKASRSFR
- a CDS encoding phenylacetate--CoA ligase family protein, producing MQRVYERLYSLLPPFAQSLLVTLYAVRIHLERYGPEFREQLEELEKTQWLSSNELAEYQNQKLQLLVEHAYENVPYYRRLMDQRKLDPADIKTSQDLRKLPVLTRDDVRKHKHELLSSAYRKKQLAHGHTSGTTGSPLEFFWDRKMCAFNNAAYWRQARWAGLRYGDKFAVALGRIVCPTTRKKPPFWRMNYLDNQLWISSFHLNEENLPCYIRKLREFKPMALECYPSTGYIIAKYLESRRETLPLKAVLTSSETLFPFQKETIEKSFDCRVYDYYGMAERVVFATECDRHEGRHLNLEYGICEILDSDGIPVVDGKEGYVVGTSLHNYAMPFIRYQTSDISAIRKKSCSCGRALPLIQDVTTKAEDIIVTPAGNLISPSVLTHPFKPLKTIKMSQIIQDRVDHILIKIVAEPRFSRREANALLVEFRKRVGSDMQVDLQEVSEIPRTAAGKFKWVISTAPINFKHEKQRVL
- a CDS encoding helix-turn-helix domain-containing protein; this encodes MEVNFGYLLKTLRIEAGIGLRELSRSIDISPSYLSMIENGQQPPPTAARIAQIEQALSLPKGYLFSLAQDLDPDLVSYIQAVPEVRDFLYVAKEKGMRSSDFTRLSGLVSAYGLEGLNLIIGKMTASNGEEIGSRGQNHGVLGPFLWPFLTEKLIFDLTGVEEKSTFLEYAVERLAEQVEGLDAGKILGDLLQREKAASTGIGHGIAVPHAYSTGLEGMIVALFRVPEGLDFGSIDEKPVRLVFILAGPRSDELLHLKLLARIARLFSHNSIYERILKAPAHKEVLSIFRSAEMCLPY